The stretch of DNA CAATTTTCAATAATGAtgacttttgatactttaagtgtTTTGTGCTGGTAATACTTCCTGTACTGTTATTTAAGTAGGATTGTAATGTAATGGagcatgtttacactgtggtaTTGGTACTTACTCCCACTGATCACTTTTTGAATGTAACCAATTATCGATTGATCGAAACTGAAAACCATAAAGGTGTGGGCACGCTCAGGCCTCTGTGCCTCTGAGTTGTTGGTGCGAAATATTCAAGGAACATTGATGAAATCCACAATCAGAATATTTCCAGCTTGGCTGAAGTCCATCTACTGCTCCTTCTGGTATGTTCCAGTGAAAATAAATCTCTTTTATAACAGTTAGCAACTGTTTAACGGCCCTCTCGGGACTTTAAGATAAGGAGTTAAAGGATACTAGACTTCAGGAGATTCATGttcacttttcctgtgtgtgtgaagagcaAAAGACAAATcacactgctctgttttttgCTTTATCCCGAGTTCATCTCTCCTGTGACGTCCAGCAGCAGTGAGGCCCGTTAACGGAGGTTTTAATAGCAGTGATGTATGCAGATGCTTTCACAcccagagagagcagcaaggtAAGTTATATCACTCTTATTATCATCAGGTAATTCTCACTCAACACACAATATTATTGTCTTAAAGGTCTCATGCATGTTCTCGACAAATATACATTTAGTGTAATTTACAGaattttcaatacattttttaatttgctctCATCTGATGTATTTTTTGCTGCTGGTGATTTAGGCACAATACTGTGTTCCCTCACTGTCCTCACAGTCCAGTGGTTTCTGAATCCCTCAGGTGTAATTGTGTAATGCACCCAGGTATAATTTATCTTCGCTGAACTCACTGAACTTTCCAGTGAAACAAACTGattcttttacttttagtttttgacattttgaattttctaGGCAAATATCACACGTTGTGATAAACTAAATTCTTATTgtcttctgtatttatttatttttgtttatagcTTGTGAATATTTGCATCTAGTGAAGACacttaaaagcatttaaatttGGGCAAATACCACAAATTATACTATCATAAACTTAGCCCCAACAAAAGTAAAGAAATCGACCGTTCAACAGCTCTAAATGTAAGTTCCACCTGTGATGTGCTTCCTGGAGTTCCCCTGAAAAGGTTTTGAGGACGCAAATCCTTTATATTTAACCAGTGAAACTCAAATATTAACACGTTTATATTGCCACAGAAGTGTAAACATAGATTAAAGTGTTAAATCCACTTATATTGCCCCTTTAAAGTGCCATAAATTAAACTGTGTCACATTATCATCTCACGGTTGTGTTGGTGCAGTGATAACCGGGGATTAATCTGGTGTCTTGCTCAATAAAACTCCAGCAGATACGGACACATAACCTGCAATCTCCAACAGTTTGAGGCTCGAGTATCTGAAAAGAAGTTTCAACCTCACAGGTCAGTCATTATCTGTTGTAACGTCTCTCAACTTTAACAACCGTCACTTTTCACATACAGCAGGTCTAGACcgttctctttataatattgattacagAGACCCGGCATGAGCAAGCGCTGTGAGAAGGACGACACtgagagaatgacagaaagaaaagaaattctgCAGAAGTTGTGCAAAGGATTGTGGAACTATCGTAGCATCGCCCTGATTGTCCTCACGCCgctgctgcttcttcctcttcttgtcGTTGTCGGCACAAAGGTGAGTCTCCAGACAGAACAAGTGCAAAGTGCAACAACAATATTAGTAATAAAGCTGAAGTTTATGAAAGTGAAGAGATGAAAGAACTTTACTGctctgaaagagagaaatatgttGTTAATATTTAGTGGTAATTACTTTGGTGACACTGAGTTCACCTAATCTGAGGTGTGGGAGGGGCTgggtcttcctcctctgttgttAAAGCTGCAAGAATTAATCATTTTCACTGTTATGTGAAAGGTATCGTTGAGGGTGTctccaaattaattttttagCCTCTATTAACTCCTAGCTTTGGTTTTGTGGCAGATTTACTTCACGGGTTAGCAAACAGGCTCTGGTAAATTCACTACGCACTACTCGCCCAGCTCCAAGGAGGTTTCAATCCAACTACAAAGTAAATTCTAAAGGAATTTCcagaaaagctgaaaaataaatgcactttGCATTTAGCTTTTACTGATacaccaacttttccacctgcactcaagtgtttgtgcacaaattaaaaaataagtgCCTGGAAACACACTTGGATGAAGTTCAAGACTAGCTGGTCAAAAAAGAGGAATATCTCACAGTCAAAGAGCTCAGGAACTGATGTAGACCAAACCAGAGCAAACAGGAGGGTGATTATTATAACATACAACAAGAGGGAAACCCATGAGAAAAGAAAGgtttaataaatataaactgatATGTTACTATGACAGAGAGAAATTAGTGGATTTCCCAGTCAGTTTTCTTGAAGCAACATCTAGTGGACATAAGAGGAACTGCAGCTACAGATATGAGGACTGACTTCAACACTCAGCTGCGTGGCTGCTGATTGGTTGTCAAATTGATTAATGCACACACTATTGTTTTTCTTCCGTACAGTCTTATATTACACATAAATGCAGCGTTatatgtgttttgttgctgtagGAGGCAGAATGTGcgtttgtgttgctgctgatggCGACGTACTGGGTGACGGAGGTGATTCCTCTGTCCATGACCGCCATGCTCCCCGCCATCCTCTTCCCCATGTTTGGCATCATGAAGTCCTCGGGCGTGAGTCCATCTCTCTGGTAGCAGAGCAAAtgaaagcagctataatcaatattttaaataagATGACAGAGCTAAAAGAGTGGGAAGGCTTGACTTAAATTTGccaggtttcatttttttgtcctttatAATATGTCTCCAGATGAATGTTAAAGTTTCTGTATAACTGTTGGATATGGAAATGAGCTACTAACAAGTTCACTATAGCAACTGAAAAGTAgatgatatgtcaatgttgtgttcccAGCTTGTCTCTGCAGGTTCAAAGAAAAAGTTTCTAGTTATAAAACGTTGGTAGTCTCAATCCCTCCTCATGATTTATTAAGATAATGAAGACGAAGAAAGTCTGGCTGTATTGCTAACTACAAACTACTTGCTAGCTACATCAGCTTAAATGCTTGGCACTGTTATCCAGCTTCATCCTAACacacttatttttcttttcattatcttGACAAATCTTTAGTTTAATGCGTATtcctttagaaaataaaaaataaataccagCAATGTAAGAAAATAGCTGATTCAGGCTGAGGGCAGAACTAACTGTAGCTAAAATGTTAGCTAACTTAGCTCGCTAGCTTCCAAACTTAAACTGCATAACCCTGCTAATAGCTTTAAACATgatgcatgaaaatgaaaaattaaaattaaaatgacttgaGTATTTACCACacatttcctcatttatttactttatttacacTGGGATAAAATTCAAACCAATGTTCTCACTTAATTATTCTCTACTTGTACAATGTTACTGCCTTGTTTCTCCTCCAGGTGGCGAAGGAGTACTTTAAAGACTTCCACTTCTTACTGGTGGGCGTCATCTGCCTTGCCACGTCCATCGAGAAGTGGGGTCTTCACCGCAGAATCGCCCTGAGGCTAGTCACCATGGTGGGAGTCAACCCTGCGTGGTGAGCGCCACCTTTCTCTGCTATTGGAGTCAAATCTAAATTTCATGCAGATTACCGTATGTGAACTAATAGTGTTGGGGAAAGTTAACTGGGAAACATCAAGTGCTCATTACATATTACTCATTGAAAAAGTAATTACACTAATTAACTTCTATTTGGAGTTTGCGGATGTTCCCGCTCTGACCTCCGTGTCGTCGTCTCCAGGTTGATGTTGGGCTTCATGTCCGGCTGTGCCTTCCTCTCCATGTGGGTCCAAAACACCTCGGCCGTTATGATGGTGATGCCCATCGTGGAGGCTGTCCTCCAGCAGATCCTGAAAGCCGAGGAGGGGGGATCTGCCGGCGAAGACAACCCCAACCTACAGCTGGACGGTACCTGGGTTTACAGAATGTGTATAgacaaaaaacatatataacTCAGATTGTTTGTACTGCCAGTATTAGTGTCTTTTCTACATAAGACGACCGAGTGTTGAAAAGTGACCTTGAATGCCTCATCAGATTCATAATCTTGTTTCCTAATGAGTTACTTACAGATTGAAGTCATAATTTCCCCAGTTTTAGACTAAACTTAATTTAGACAAAGTTCTTGTGCAGGTACTTTGTTTatacaacatttaacatttgagaaCTTGGTCAACTTTATATGAAACAAGACTAAGTCAAAACCTCGTATACGGCTGGGCTGCATCGTATTTGtattctgcctagtgtcagctggtttcagcccttaACAGAGAGACATTAACCACAGTCTGTTATTTTTCCAGAAATTGACGGCCGTATTGAAGACATGAAAGAAACTGTGAGGTATGTGACAGATCGTTTATTTGTAATGTTCACTGTTGAATATTGTTTAGATCTCTTCAGAAACACTGCTGTCCTGCTCTGTTGCCTTCACTGTCCCTCTGGGTACTGGGCGTTCTCTGGGTTCTTCCTGTGGTTATATCTGGTACACAGTAATACTATATTCCTGTTTCTCAGTGACAGGAAGCGTCCAGACAGTCCTGAAGAATCCTTCACTTGTGTTCAGATACAGACAGTGTCAGAGCCTCCTGCAGCTCAGGTACAAACACCCACAGCATAGGTACAATCACTGTcgtactactactgatactactgccTTTACGAGTACAACTGTTACTGCTACTGTGGGTGCTACTGTGAATTCTGCAAATGCTGTTAGTGCTACTCCTGCTACTGCCACTACTACTGCCACTAATACTAGTACTGTCACTAATGATACTACTGCTACTATCCCTgttactgctactactgctactgctgtttctgcttcttcttaAAATACTGATATTGTCACTAATGTCGCTAATGTTGCTACTGCTACTGCCATTTCTGCTGATTGTACTACTGCTACTATAAGTACTAGTACTGCTGCTATTACTATTAGTATCAAACCTATTGTTGCgttactactactgctaataaTGCTggtactactgctgctgctatgaCTATAAATGTTAGTGCTACAATTGTTACTGCTAATACTGTTGTTATCTTTACCACTACTGCTACTTCTGTTAGCGCTGTTACTGCTGCTAGTGCTACTGTTACTaccactaccactactactTGTACTGCCCCTGCCACTGTTGCTGTTATTTCTACTTCTAGTATCTGCTACTACTAGTTGCTGCTATtgctaccactactactactgttgCTGCTACTAATGATTCTGCAATTGCTGTTATTACTGATAttctgctactactgctacagCTACCTTTAATAAAGTTGCTAGTACTACTAGCTAGTAGTAGTACAACTGCTATTAGCAGCAGCCCAATATTGCTGCTAAGTCTGCTGCTGACTAATCCTTTATATTTACTCTTTTGTTGCCACTACTGACTGTattactaccactactacttGTGTTAATAGTACACAGCactaatttttattttcatggctAATTTATCCCTCTGTGTTGTCTTGCAGGCTGCAGTGAGCCCGCCTGCGGCTCCCAGCAGGAGTAAACGGGACCTCATGATGTGTAAAGCCATGTGCATCGGCATCGCCTACTCCTCCAACATCGGAGGCATCACCACGCTGCCGGGAACCTCGCCCAACCTCATCTTCTCCGAGTACCTCAACCAGTGAGTGGTCTgtgaatgagaaagagaaaatggagaaaggAATGAGACAACAGCCTCAAACTCTGTCTTTACATTCAGgatttacccacaatgcaactgcATTAACTTCGGGAACTGGCTCTTGCTGTGCCTGCCCATCAGTGTTatcatgctgctgctgacatGGATGTGGCTGTACTGGCTCTTCATTGGTTCAGAGTGAGTCTCAGCACTTTCCTACCTTCTGTTTTTACATcagttctttttatttcttatgttgttatctttattaattcattattatgaGTATTATCACCTTTTCAGAATCACTTCTGTGCAGTATTGTTGTGGAGATACAGTGCAAATCGTCCCTGATGTTATACtggtttgtgagtgtgtgcgtatgGTAGAAAACCTctatgtgaatgaatgaatgtaggTTGAATTTTAATAAGAATTTTAAATAAAcctttgcaaaaataaaataacaaagagCCTGAATATGTGAGTCACTCAGTTTGGACTTGATAAACATTTGATATAATCTCCATGATACCGGCTTTTATTTCCACACAACCTGAGGCTGAGACATGAGTGtaacgctaatgttagcattagcagagGGATGGTGTCAGACAGGTTAATGATGAGCGCCGCTTACCTTCGCACATGCTCAGTAATGTCTTCATTAGCTGCTCAGCGCCGTGTGCTCTCAGTGTGCTTTTAACCAATCACAGTCAATCATTTAGTTCACTGTGAGCATTTCCCTGTCCCCTGTCAATAATAtaatctgtctgtgtgcactggacacacacacacacacacacacacacacacacacacacacactgtttcataCACAGCTTCAGGTTCCTATGGCGATGTGAAGGAGAGcagtctgagagagagaaggcagcAAGAAAAGTGATAGAAGACGAGTACAAGTCACTGGGACCCATGAGgtgatcattcattcattcattcattcattcattcattcactcattcattcactcattcactcattcattcagtcaatcaataaatcagttcAGTTATT from Seriola aureovittata isolate HTS-2021-v1 ecotype China chromosome 10, ASM2101889v1, whole genome shotgun sequence encodes:
- the slc13a1 gene encoding LOW QUALITY PROTEIN: solute carrier family 13 member 1 (The sequence of the model RefSeq protein was modified relative to this genomic sequence to represent the inferred CDS: substituted 1 base at 1 genomic stop codon), which encodes MATYWVTEVIPLSMTAMLPAILFPMFGIMKSSGVAKEYFKDFHFLLVGVICLATSIEKWGLHRRIALRLVTMVGVNPAWLMLGFMSGCAFLSMWVQNTSAVMMVMPIVEAVLQQILKAEEGGSAGEDNPNLQLDEIDGRIEDMKETVSDRKRPDSPEESFTCVQIQTVSEPPAAQVQTPTAXAAVSPPAAPSRSKRDLMMCKAMCIGIAYSSNIGGITTLPGTSPNLIFSEYLNQIYPQCNCINFGNWLLLCLPISVIMLLLTWMWLYWLFIGSDFRFLWRCEGEQSEREKAARKVIEDEYKSLGPMSSQETFTAVVFLVMVLLWLTRSPGFMPGWASLFPHHLGFITDATVALLLGLLFFIVPAYGPSRKYEAMISWREFQASMPWKVALLVGGGFALAEGTKESGLSLWVAQLLTPLGDLPVLATITVACIIVTTVTEVASNVATITIFLPILSPLAEAIHMNPLYVLIPTTLCTSFSFLLPVSNPPNAIVFAYGHISIMDMVKAGLGVNVIGVLAVLFAVATWGVPLFSLDTYPDWAPVLPGFNSTTP